The window AGCTTTAAATAAGCCGCTTTCTtggcttccactttaccttggacctcaGTGCTCTACCACCAATCCCCTTTGCAGCCACTAGAAGGGCCCTTCGAGACCCCAATACCTCCCTAATGCAATTCATAGTCGCGATCCACATATCACTCGCGTCCCCACTGCTCCTCTATGCCCCCATAGCCAATAGCTTATCCCCCAACTCCTGGGCACTGACCCTAGTCAAAGTTCCCCACTTGATCCTAGGAAGACCATACACAACCCTCTTTCTCTGcttcctcaaaatctccaaatCCATGACCAGGAGCCTATGCTGGGTCATCaggttctcactcgggatgacTTTACAATTCATGCACAGCCCTCTATCCAACTTTCTGAGGAATAGATAGTCAATCTGGGTCCTAGATGCCGAACTCTGAAAAGTAAGAAAGTGCTCCTCCTTCTTTGGAAAACTTGAGTTTGCAATCACCAAATCAAATGCCTTTACAAAATCCAGTAGCGAAGTACCTCCTTCATTCCTGACTCCAAAACCGAAGCCTCCATGCACATCATCAGAACCCCCATATGCCGCCCCAATGTGGTCATTGAAATCTTCTCCTATGAAAAGCTTCAAACTGTGTGGTATACCATGCACAACCTCATATAAATCCTCCCAGAAATGCCTCTTAACCTCCTCGTTCAAGACCACTTGGGGCGCGTACGCACTAATCACGTTTAAAGTAAAAAACCCCAACGACTAGCATAATGCACATCAGCCTATCGCTCACTCTCTTAACCTCCGCCACTAGCTCCCGGAGATCATCATCAACCAAAATGCCTAGCATGTTCTTGCCCCCCACACAACTAGAGTACCATAATTTAAACTTGTCTACATCTCGTGCCTTATCTCCCACCCATCGTGTCTCCTGGCGACAAGATATATCAACCTTTCTCTTATGGAGAACCTTCGCTAACTTTGTAGACTTCCCCGTCAAGGTCCCTGTGTTCCAAGACCCCATTGTTAGCCTAGAATCACCCTTACCACCCTTACCCCTCCCCCCACCACCACCCCCCGCGAGGACATGACCTTACCTTACCATCATTCAGAATAGCCACTATAATCAAGACACACTATGGTACCAAGAATACAGTCCGAAACTAAAAGACACGCAAGTAGGGAAAAACTAATGTACTATGCCAGGTAAAAGCAATTACAAGACGTCTAAATAATACAAGTGAATCAAATAAATAACTGATCTAAATAAATAAACCATGACTATAGCACAACAACTAGTGGAACAGAAAAACAGATTTAAACAAAATATATCTAAAACAAAGTAATGAAACATGAACGTAGAACCTGGTACTGTCGTTGGAGACGTATGAGCCGGTGGCAGTCATTAGAAATCTGGCCGGATCTCGCTGGAGTCTGCTTTCTTGGTCACTCCGGAGTGAAAGAACACCCCCCACGCACACACGGGTCTGGGTAAGTGTAACGAGAGGGAGAGAGGACGGTCGGGAAGGGTGGAGGGGAGAGAGGCATCACCGGCGTCTCGCCGGCATTGAGAGGGGCAGAAGAAAGACGGGAAAGAGGAGGGGTGAAGAAGAGAGGAGGGTGAGAGAGATAGGGGATGAGAGAGAGGAGAGGGGAAACTTACCTTGGGGGAGGGTGGTCGTCGGCTGTTGTGTTGGTCGCCGACGTCTCGCCGGCAGTGAGAGGGGCAGAAGAAAGACCGGAAAGAAGAGGGGTGAGGAAGAGAGAAGGGTGAGAGAGATGGGGGATGAGAAACAGGAGAGGGGAGACTTACCTTAGGGGGAAGGGTGGTCGTCGGCGGCTGTGTTGGTCGCCGGATTACACTAgagtcttttaaatattttgtcAATTTACCCTaattgctttttctttcttttcaattttGGTTGAGTTTAATCATTTTA is drawn from Nicotiana tomentosiformis chromosome 12, ASM39032v3, whole genome shotgun sequence and contains these coding sequences:
- the LOC104091164 gene encoding uncharacterized protein, which gives rise to MGSWNTGTLTGKSTKLAKVLHKRKVDISCRQETRWVGDKARDVDKFKLWYSSCVGGKNMLGILVDDDLRELVAEVKRVSDRLIAYAPQVVLNEEVKRHFWEDLYEVVHGIPHSLKLFIGEDFNDHIGAAYGGSDDVHGGFGFGVRNEGGTSLLDFVKAFDLVIANSSFPKKEEHFLTFQSSASRTQIDYLFLRKLDRGLCMNCKVIPSENLMTQHRLLVMDLEILRKQRKRVVYGLPRIKWGTLTRVSAQELGDKLLAMGA